The following coding sequences lie in one Drosophila sulfurigaster albostrigata strain 15112-1811.04 chromosome 2R, ASM2355843v2, whole genome shotgun sequence genomic window:
- the LOC133839679 gene encoding FYVE and coiled-coil domain-containing protein 1 isoform X3: protein MRGLVEDAKKTKLNNNNNNSVTRAKSGMSSTTSAASSSSRQMKGVIKTPTTATTTSVGAKKTPQSMQQQVGKSTKSAASSTAMQAAATTTGTVAATTTATTTASSSNAKTATAKAQKGQNQPQQQSTTAVTVTPTVVPASAPAPVLPPQSSQQQQQQQLQPYNNNSNTIALPKASHANTNEELAGGVQDTIYLCNFRVSVDGEWLCLKELQDIDVAGGVKTVGGGAAALNVNAGNSIGNSLAAAAGGGNSMGISNVQSSRHQQSNHQFGQRNKRYSGLSTAASSTLEDNARDTAEIERSNLVNICKLVVKELLEQSLRYGRMLDSDHLPLQHFFIVIEHVLGHGLRPKKGLLGPRKELWDLLQSVENYCPEAQDITASVRDLPTVRTHIGRARAWLRIALMQKKLSDYLQALIEHRDDSLLDYYEPHALMMSDEIVVIMGILVGLNVIDCNLCVKEEDLDSQQGVIDFSLYLRSSSRNAEPNEESSAPPAPIDAAGQGNMIAVLDQKNYIEELNRHLNATVANLQAKVESLTTTNALMKEDLAIARNSLLALQAENQAMRQSASQTAHSDNSSNGSSSDKEKAQQFEAVNAELSEERKKTSELDKELKLQVSLKAESDMAMKLLEKDIHEKQDTIVSLRRQLDDIKQINLEMYRKLQECEDELTQKGEMVSRLQTKASQIGNILQSLEKKYESKLVEQQQVSAGCGSSSSGGGDRSPNTRRQQNLQKFEALTKKHKQDTGPPMKRLHLKMDGIPPFNPNNYRKSPANAAPPPPLEQQSQLLAGDAAAAAIKTPTSAKSLNDELAEAAAAVTQHFKIGGDGSRSDYALSQDQETTTLGNT from the exons ATGCGTGGATTAGTCGAGGATGCGAAAAAGACAaagctcaacaacaacaacaataacagtgtGACCAGAGCAAAGTCGGGCATGTCATCGACTACAAGTGCAGCAAGTTCGTCGTCCAGGCAAATGAAAGGCGTCATTAaaacgccaacaacagcaacaacaacgtccgTTGGCGCAAAGAAAACGccacaaagtatgcaacaacaAGTCGGCAAGTCGACCAAGTCGGCTGCGTCATCGACTGCAATgcaagcagcggcaacaacaacaggaacagtagcagcaacaacaacagcaaccaccaCAGCAAGCAGCTCGAATGcaaagacagcaacagcaaaagcacaaAAGGGTCAGAATCAACCCCAACAGCAATCGACGACCGCAGTGACAGTGACACCCACTGTCGTGCCCGCTTCCGCTCCCGCCCCCGTTTTGCCACCACAGTcatcgcaacaacaacaacaacaacagctgcagccgtacaacaacaacagcaacacaattGCTTTGCCAAAAGCATCGCATGCCAATACAAACGAGGAGTTGGCTGGCGGAGTGCAGGACACGATTTATCTGTGCAATTTCCGTGTCTCCGTCGATGGCGAATGGCTGTGCCTCAAGGAGCTGCAGGACATTGATGTGGCCGGCGGCGTCAAGACCGTTGGCGGCGGTGCTGCGGcattaaatgtaaatgctGGAAATTCTATTGGAAAttctcttgctgctgctgctggaggtGGAAATTCTATGGGAATCTCCAATGTGCAGTCATCGCGTCATCAACAGTCGAATCATCAGTTTGGGCAGCGGAACAAACGTTACTCGGGTTTGTCTACGGCGGCGAGCAGCACTCTTGAGGATAACG CACGCGATACGGCGGAAATCGAACGCAGCAATCTGGTGAACATCTGTAAGCTGGTCGTCAAGGAGCTATTGGAGCAATCGTTGCGCTATGGACGCATGCTCGATTCGGATCATCTGCCGCTGCAGCACTTTTTCATTGTCATCGAGCATGTGCTGGGCCATGGCCTGAGGCCCAAGAAGGGTTTGCTCGGGCCGCGCAAAGAGCTCTGGGATCTGTTGCAAAGCGTCGAGAACTATTGCCCCGAGGCGCAGGACATCACGGCCAGCGTTCGGGATCTGCCCACGGTGCGCACGCACATTGGACGTGCTCGGGCCTGGCTGCGCATTGCGCTGATGCAAAAGAAGCTATCCGATTACCTGCAGGCGCTGATCGAGCATCGCGATGACTCGCTCCTCGATTACTATGAGCCGCATGCGCTCATGATGAGCGATGAG attgttgttattatggGCATATTGGTTGGTCTTAATGTCATCGATTGCAATCTGTGCGTCAAGGAGGAGGATCTGGATTCACAGCAGGGCGTCATTGATTTCTCGCTTTATTTGCGATCCAGTTCGCGCAATGCGGAGCCCAACGAGGAGTCCTCAGCACCGCCGGCGCCAATCGATGCAGCTGGACAGGGCAACATGATTGCTGTGCTGGATCAGAAGAACTACATTGAGGAGCTCAATCGACATCTCAA TGCAACTGTGGCAAATCTGCAGGCCAAGGTAGAGTCGCTGACCACCACGAATGCGCTGATGAAGGAGGATCTGGCCATTGCCCGCAACAGTCTGTTGGCCCTCCAAGCCGAGAATCAAGCCATGCGACAGTCCGCCAGTCAGACTGCGCACTCGGACAACAGCtccaatggcagcagcagtgacAAGGAGAAGGCGCAACAGTTTGAGGCTGTCAATGCCGAGTTGTCAGAAGAGCGCAAAAAGACAAGCGAACTGGATAAAGAGCTCAAGTTGCAGGTGTCCTTGAAGGCCGAGTCCGACATGGCTATGAAGCTGCTGGAGAAGGACATTCACGAGAAGCAGGATACGATTGTGTCGCTGCGGCGACAATTGGATGACATCAAACAGATCAATCTGGAGATGTATCGCAAGTTGCAG gaATGTGAAGATGAACTCACACAGAAAGGCGAGATGGTCTCTCGTTTGCAAACGAAAGCCTCACAAATTGGTAACATTTTACAATCGCTAGAAAAGAAATACGAATCCAAGCTCGTCGAACAGCAACAGGTGAGCGCCGGCTGCGGTTCCTCATCATCTGGCGGCGGCGATCGATCACCAAACACTCGACGTCAGCAGAATCTCCAAAAGTTCGAGGCACTCACCAAGAAGCACAAACAGGACACTGGACCGCCCATGAAGCGACTGCATCTCAAAATGGACGGCATTCCGCCCTTCAATCCCAACAACTATCGCAAGTCTCCAGCGAATGCAGCTCCTCCTCCGCCCCTGGAGCAGCAGTCTCAATTGCTGGCCGGAgatgccgctgccgctgccattaAGACGCCCACATCCGCCAAGTCGTTAAACGATGAACTGGCcgaggcagctgctgctgtgaccCAGCACTTTAAGATTGGCGGCGATGGATCTCGCAGTGACTATGCGCTATCCCAGGATCAGGAGACGACGACGCTGGGCAACACTTAA
- the LOC133839679 gene encoding protein RUFY3 isoform X5, whose amino-acid sequence MRGLVEDAKKTKLNNNNNNSVTRAKSGMSSTTSAASSSSRQMKGVIKTPTTATTTSVGAKKTPQSMQQQVGKSTKSAASSTAMQAAATTTGTVAATTTATTTASSSNAKTATAKAQKGQNQPQQQSTTAVTVTPTVVPASAPAPVLPPQSSQQQQQQQLQPYNNNSNTIALPKASHANTNEELAGGVQDTIYLCNFRVSVDGEWLCLKELQDIDVAGGVKTVGGGAAALNVNAGNSIGNSLAAAAGGGNSMGISNVQSSRHQQSNHQFGQRNKRYSGLSTAASSTLEDNARDTAEIERSNLVNICKLVVKELLEQSLRYGRMLDSDHLPLQHFFIVIEHVLGHGLRPKKGLLGPRKELWDLLQSVENYCPEAQDITASVRDLPTVRTHIGRARAWLRIALMQKKLSDYLQALIEHRDDSLLDYYEPHALMMSDEIVVIMGILVGLNVIDCNLCVKEEDLDSQQGVIDFSLYLRSSSRNAEPNEESSAPPAPIDAAGQGNMIAVLDQKNYIEELNRHLNATVANLQAKVESLTTTNALMKEDLAIARNSLLALQAENQAMRQSASQTAHSDNSSNGSSSDKEKAQQFEAVNAELSEERKKTSELDKELKLQVSLKAESDMAMKLLEKDIHEKQDTIVSLRRQLDDIKQINLEMYRKLQKRNTNPSSSNSNR is encoded by the exons ATGCGTGGATTAGTCGAGGATGCGAAAAAGACAaagctcaacaacaacaacaataacagtgtGACCAGAGCAAAGTCGGGCATGTCATCGACTACAAGTGCAGCAAGTTCGTCGTCCAGGCAAATGAAAGGCGTCATTAaaacgccaacaacagcaacaacaacgtccgTTGGCGCAAAGAAAACGccacaaagtatgcaacaacaAGTCGGCAAGTCGACCAAGTCGGCTGCGTCATCGACTGCAATgcaagcagcggcaacaacaacaggaacagtagcagcaacaacaacagcaaccaccaCAGCAAGCAGCTCGAATGcaaagacagcaacagcaaaagcacaaAAGGGTCAGAATCAACCCCAACAGCAATCGACGACCGCAGTGACAGTGACACCCACTGTCGTGCCCGCTTCCGCTCCCGCCCCCGTTTTGCCACCACAGTcatcgcaacaacaacaacaacaacagctgcagccgtacaacaacaacagcaacacaattGCTTTGCCAAAAGCATCGCATGCCAATACAAACGAGGAGTTGGCTGGCGGAGTGCAGGACACGATTTATCTGTGCAATTTCCGTGTCTCCGTCGATGGCGAATGGCTGTGCCTCAAGGAGCTGCAGGACATTGATGTGGCCGGCGGCGTCAAGACCGTTGGCGGCGGTGCTGCGGcattaaatgtaaatgctGGAAATTCTATTGGAAAttctcttgctgctgctgctggaggtGGAAATTCTATGGGAATCTCCAATGTGCAGTCATCGCGTCATCAACAGTCGAATCATCAGTTTGGGCAGCGGAACAAACGTTACTCGGGTTTGTCTACGGCGGCGAGCAGCACTCTTGAGGATAACG CACGCGATACGGCGGAAATCGAACGCAGCAATCTGGTGAACATCTGTAAGCTGGTCGTCAAGGAGCTATTGGAGCAATCGTTGCGCTATGGACGCATGCTCGATTCGGATCATCTGCCGCTGCAGCACTTTTTCATTGTCATCGAGCATGTGCTGGGCCATGGCCTGAGGCCCAAGAAGGGTTTGCTCGGGCCGCGCAAAGAGCTCTGGGATCTGTTGCAAAGCGTCGAGAACTATTGCCCCGAGGCGCAGGACATCACGGCCAGCGTTCGGGATCTGCCCACGGTGCGCACGCACATTGGACGTGCTCGGGCCTGGCTGCGCATTGCGCTGATGCAAAAGAAGCTATCCGATTACCTGCAGGCGCTGATCGAGCATCGCGATGACTCGCTCCTCGATTACTATGAGCCGCATGCGCTCATGATGAGCGATGAG attgttgttattatggGCATATTGGTTGGTCTTAATGTCATCGATTGCAATCTGTGCGTCAAGGAGGAGGATCTGGATTCACAGCAGGGCGTCATTGATTTCTCGCTTTATTTGCGATCCAGTTCGCGCAATGCGGAGCCCAACGAGGAGTCCTCAGCACCGCCGGCGCCAATCGATGCAGCTGGACAGGGCAACATGATTGCTGTGCTGGATCAGAAGAACTACATTGAGGAGCTCAATCGACATCTCAA TGCAACTGTGGCAAATCTGCAGGCCAAGGTAGAGTCGCTGACCACCACGAATGCGCTGATGAAGGAGGATCTGGCCATTGCCCGCAACAGTCTGTTGGCCCTCCAAGCCGAGAATCAAGCCATGCGACAGTCCGCCAGTCAGACTGCGCACTCGGACAACAGCtccaatggcagcagcagtgacAAGGAGAAGGCGCAACAGTTTGAGGCTGTCAATGCCGAGTTGTCAGAAGAGCGCAAAAAGACAAGCGAACTGGATAAAGAGCTCAAGTTGCAGGTGTCCTTGAAGGCCGAGTCCGACATGGCTATGAAGCTGCTGGAGAAGGACATTCACGAGAAGCAGGATACGATTGTGTCGCTGCGGCGACAATTGGATGACATCAAACAGATCAATCTGGAGATGTATCGCAAGTTGCAG AAAAGAAATACGAATCCAAGCTCGTCGAACAGCAACAGGTGA